A region of the Saprospiraceae bacterium genome:
CCCCTAATTCTTTTAATCTATTTTTTGCTTCTTCCATTTCAGGATTTAGCTCGAGGTTCTTTTATAGAACTTTATGGCATCTTCTTTTCTATCCAAACTCAAATAAATAGTTGCCATGGATAGTGTTATAAAATCCTTATCAGGAAACTCTTGAACATTATTCTCTGCAATGATTCTTGCATCATCATATCTTTTTAAACTAAGCAGTTTTTCTCCGAGATAATACATTTGTAACCAATCTGCATAATAGTGAACTGTATCAACTTTCATTTTTTTATATTCGGAAACAGCTTTTATAGCATTATATTTTCCAATAATGGTTTCCATTTTTTTATGTATAGGTTCTTTAAGTATGACCGGCTTATTGTAAAGCACTTTTAATATATTTTTAATAATTCCAAAAAAATCTGTTGGGGCACTGTTACATAAAATGACTGCCATACTATTTGTTTCCGGCATTCTAATCATAAACGATATAAATCCTTCTGTAGATCCTAAATGATAATTTGCAGTAATACTATCAGTAGCTGTATATCGAAAATTCTGATTAAACCAGCCATATCCATAACGTGCTGGTCTCATGCCTGGTGCAAACATTTCATCGGTTAATTCTTTGTTTAGCAATGTATTGCTTGCTAATGCCCTATGAAATTTAAAAAGATCTTCAACAGTAGTATAAATATCACCCGTCCCCATGGTATTGGATTGGTCTCTAAAATCAGCACTTAAATAATGTCCCAACCCATAATCATAACCCGAAGCCCTTTTTGATACAATTTGAGTATGTAAATAAGAACCTGAATTTTCCATCTTTAATTTACTAAATATTTCTTCATTCATTGCTTGGTCATAAGTTTTTCCAGTGACTTTTTCAATGAGGTATCCCAACATAAAATAAGCCCAACTGCTGTATAAATACTTCGTACCTGGAGCAAAGGCAAGAGCAGAATCTTGAAATACTTCTAAATAGTTTTCTCGGCTGAAACTTTGTCGACTAATTCTCGGAAAAAAATCTTTAATGATGTCGTAATTTGGAATTCCTGAAGTATGGTTAAGCAATTGCCTTATAGTTACTTTCGCTGCAGGTTTGTTTTTGAATTCAGGTAAGTAATCTTCAATGGTTTTATCCAAACCCACCAGCCCCTTTTGTACAAATATGAGCATGAGGGTAGCAGTGATAGGTTTCGAAATGGAACCAATCATAAATTTAGTATCTATAGAATTGGGAATATCCCACTCTCTGTTTGCCAAGCCAAACGCATCTTTATAAATAATCTCACCATTTTCAGCAACCAAAACGGCACCATCAAACATATTAAAGTTGTGGTAAGCATTCAGTACTTCAGCCAGTTTTTCCTTTTTACTTTGTGCCATTAAAACCTGAACAATAATAAGAGATAATATCAATAGTGTACTTTTCTTAATAAACATGTTTACTTGTTAGTTGAAGGGTTTATAATTAGGTTTCGTGTAACTGTTTATTTCTTGGCGAAGGTGGTGAAATCGAAATACAAATGTTCGATTTACAATAAATGCCGTTTAGAATTACAATGTTCAAATTAAGTACAAATGTCCCACTTTTTTCAAACTAATGATAACAGCTCAGGCTTTTATTCTTAATGTATTTTGCTTTATAGTTGTAAATTTATATGAGTCAATGTGAAAATATTAAAATCTGTATTTACTGCGTTTGCTTCTAATGATTGAACAAAGTTAAATTTCGTCAAAAGTTTGGTTGAATTCTGATTTCCATTGTGAGTAAACGCTACAATTTTTTGAAACTTCAATACCTGAAAAGCAAAATCAATAACTTCTTCTGTTGCCTCTTTCATTATTCCATGATTTTGAAATTTTGTCATGAGCTCATACCCAATTTCGGAGCTATTTTTTCGGTTGAAAAGTCAAAAAGGCAAATTGCCCCAACAAATGATTTTGATTTCGTCAGGATAATTACCCAATAAATTGAGCTGCTTATTTGAATGTTATCACTAACTATGTTTATAAAGTTTATTGCACCTTCAATTGTCTTGCTTGGTTCTCTGTCAAGATACTTGTTTATTTCTGAGTCAGAACGTAAAGCAAAAATATTTTGCTGGTCATCAGTTGACAATTGCCGAAGCGTGAGCCTTTCCGTTGTCAAAATTGGAAAAGGTGTGAAATTTCGGTTTACCATTTTGTCTTATTTACGTTGCCTAAATTGGGCGTGGTATTTACTGAAAGTTAACGGTTTCGGGATTCGGGAAGTTGACGATTTTCGTCACAAAAGTTAATGAGGAGAACCAAAAATTGGATAACCACAATTGTGTCTGGGGAGCACTGAAAAGCAAATTCCACGTCAGTAGTAGTGCTTTATTTGTCATTATTGTTTCATCT
Encoded here:
- a CDS encoding beta-lactamase family protein, with amino-acid sequence MFIKKSTLLILSLIIVQVLMAQSKKEKLAEVLNAYHNFNMFDGAVLVAENGEIIYKDAFGLANREWDIPNSIDTKFMIGSISKPITATLMLIFVQKGLVGLDKTIEDYLPEFKNKPAAKVTIRQLLNHTSGIPNYDIIKDFFPRISRQSFSRENYLEVFQDSALAFAPGTKYLYSSWAYFMLGYLIEKVTGKTYDQAMNEEIFSKLKMENSGSYLHTQIVSKRASGYDYGLGHYLSADFRDQSNTMGTGDIYTTVEDLFKFHRALASNTLLNKELTDEMFAPGMRPARYGYGWFNQNFRYTATDSITANYHLGSTEGFISFMIRMPETNSMAVILCNSAPTDFFGIIKNILKVLYNKPVILKEPIHKKMETIIGKYNAIKAVSEYKKMKVDTVHYYADWLQMYYLGEKLLSLKRYDDARIIAENNVQEFPDKDFITLSMATIYLSLDRKEDAIKFYKRTSS